The Pseudogulbenkiania sp. MAI-1 sequence GCGCTTCTTGCGGGTGTAGTACCACGAGAACGGCGGCTCAATGCCGTTGGAGGCGTTGTCGGCAAAGGCGAGCGAGATGGTGCCGGTGGGGGCAATGCTGAGCAGATGCGAGTTGCGGATGCCGTGCTGGCGGATGCGCGCTTTGATGGCGTCCGGCAGGCGGCTGGCGCAGTGCGGTTCGACCAGGTACTGGTCGGCGTCGAACAGCGGGAACGCGCCCTTCTCGATGGCGAGGTCGACCGAGGCATCGTAGGCGGCGTCGCGCATGGTTTCGGCGAACTTGGCCGCCATCTGCCGCCCCTGCGGGCTGTTGTAGGCGATCTGCAGCAGGATCAGCGCATCGCCCAGGCCGGTGAAGCCGAGGCCGACGCGGCGCTTGGCCTGGGCCTCGCGCTGTTGCTCGGGCAGCGGCCAGACGGTGAGGTCGAGCACGTTGTCGAGCATGCGGATGGCGCTTCGCACCACGGTCTCGAAGGCCTTGAAGTCGAAGCGGGCGCGGCGCGTGAACGGGTGTTCGACGAAGGCGGCGAGGTTGATCGAACCGAGGTCGCAGCAGCCGTAGTCGGGCAGCGGCTGCTCGCCGCAGGGGTTGGTCGATTCGATGACTTCGCAGTAGCTGAGGTTGTTGTCGCGGTTGATCTGGCTGAGGAACAGCACCCCCGGCTCGGCGTGGTCGTAGGTGGATTCCATGATCTGGCGCCACAGCTCGCGGGCGCGCACGGTGCGGTACACCCAGAGGCCGTCGTCGCGGCGGAAGGCGTCGGGGAAGGCGTCGCTGGCCGGCTCGACGGCGTGCACCAGCTGCCACGGGCCGTCGGCCTCGACCGCCTGCATGAAGGCGTCGGAGACGCCGACCGAGATGTTGAAGTTGCGCAGGTCGCCCTGGTCCTTGGCGTGGATGAATTCTTCGACGTCGGGGTGTTCGATGTTGAGCACGCCCATCTGCGCGCCGCGCCGCGAGCCGGCCGATTCCACCGTTTCGCAGCTGCGGTCGAACACGCGCATGTAGGAGACCGGGCCGGAGGCGCGGCTGTGGGTGCCCTTGACGCGGGCGCCCTTGGGGCGGATGCGGCTGAAGTTGTAGCCGACGCCGCCGCCACGGCGCATGGTTTCCGCTGCTTGCAGCAGCGCTTCGTAGATGCCGACCTTGCCGCCTTCGTTCTCGCTGACGGCGTCGCCCACCGGCTGTACGAAGCAGTTGATCAGCGTGGCCTTGAGTTCGGTGCCGGCGGCGGAGTTGATGCGCCCGCCTGGGATGAAGCCGCGTTGCAGCGCGTCGAAGAACGGCGCCTCGAAACGGCCAGGATCGGCCTCGATGGCGGCCAGCGCGCGCGCCACACGGCGGCGCACGTCGGCGACACTTTGTTCGTCGCCCTTGGCGTACTTTTCCAGCAGCACTTCTCGCGAGATGGCTTGTTCGCTCATGGCGGCCACGTTTTCCTGTTTCACAACTCCCCCCTTCCATAACTGGCATTCGGTGCAGCAAAACCGGCATTTCACGCCATCCGGCGCGGCCGGGCGTTGATGTTGGTCAAGCTCCGTCGGTGGCTGAAACATTCGTCGCGAGCGCCCCGTCCCGTAGGGTGGGTGGAGCGTAGCGTAACCCATCATCGATGGGTTACGGCACCTTGTGCCAGCACCCATCCTACGCCAATGACAGCCCATGCCCCCGTCAGTCCATAGGGTAGGTAGAGCGTAGCGCAACCCCATCATCGATGGGTTACGGCACTGACTGAGCGAGGCTAGCTTGACTGAGCAAGGTAGCGCAGCGTTGCGAAGGAATACGTCGCGCAGGAATGCTGCCTGCCCCCATGCTACGCCGATGATGACAAATGGACTACGTTTCTAGATGCCTCCCAGCGCGCTCAGCGGCTGCCCAGTTCGATGGCGAGCGCCACGCCGTCGCCGTCGGCCTTGACCCGCTTGACTTCGCCGACGGTCAGCCGCTCGGCCAGGGCCGGGTCGGTCTTGAGCATGGCCTGGCGCGCCGCCGCAACACGGGCCTGCGCCAGCGCTTTCAATTCGGCCTCGGCCACCGGCTCGGCGGCGATCAGCTCGTCGCGCAGCGTCTTGTAGCGCGCCACGTTGTCCGGCAGGGAGAGCACGCGCTGGACCAGCTTCAGCCGGCCGATGCGCTGGCCGTACACGCTCTTCACGGCGGATTGCACCGCCGGGTCGGCCAGGTCGGGCAGGGGCAGCGGTTCGCCGGTTTCGAGCTTGTGGCCGGCGGCCTGCAGGATGGCGCGGTCGATGCGGGCGCGCGCCAGTTCGCGTGTTTCCACCGCCGGGTCGTAGGTGCCGGCGAGCTGCAGCGTCATGCGCGGGCGCTTGGCCAGCACGGCGGCGAGCTTGTCGAGCTTTTCGCGCTCGGGCGGCGCCACGTTGGCCTCGCCGGCGACGAAACGCACTTCGTCGAAGCCCTCGCCGCCCATCAACGCGCCCAGCGCCCTAAACGGCGCGGTGACGATCTTGGTGACGACGTTGACGAAGGCCTTCCACACCACGCGGCCATAGCTGAACTGCGGGTCGTCGAGGCTGCCGCTGATCGGCAGGTCGAGGTCGATGCGGCCGTCGCTGTCTTCCAGCAGCGCCACAGCGAGGCGCAGCGGCAGCTTCGTCACGCCGGGCTGGTCGACTTCCTCGCCGAGCTGGATCGAGTCGATCACCACGCGGTTGTCGGCCTTGAGCTGGCGCTTGTCGAGCAGGTAGCGCAGGTCCACCGAGAGACGCCCGTCGTTGACCTTCCAGCCGGCGAAGTTCATCGAGTACGGGTTGAGGCTGGTGAGCGGGATGTTGCGGAAGGCCAGCGTGATGTCGGTGTCGTCGGTGACGGCCTGCGGCGCCAGCGCGCCGCGCACGCGCACGTCGCCGTACTGGTCGACGTCGCCGTCCAGCGTCACCGTGCCGCGCCGTCCCGGCTGACTCGACAGCCCCTGCACCGAACCGCGCAGGTGGTGGATACGGGTGGCGAAGCTGGGCTTCATGCCGAGGTCGGCGAACTCGATGTCGCCGCCCTGCACGTGCACGGTGCGCACTTCGACCAGCGGTGCGCTGCCGGCAGCCGGTTTGGCCTTCGTCCCGACCTTGGCCGGGACAGCGGCAGGCGTGGGGGCAGAAGCCGGCACCGCCGCAGTAGGCTTGCCCGCCAGCAGGTTGCTGACGTTGAGCTGGCGCTGCGGGTTGAGGATCAGCCGCGCCACCGGGTCGCTGAGCCGCACCTCGCGCAACTGCACCTTGAGCGGCGAGCCGCCGCTGGCGGTGATACCGTTGAGCGCGAGCTGGCGCCAGGCCAGCAGCGGCTGACGGTTGTTGGGCTCGAGCAGCGAGAAGCGGTTCAGCGCGCCCTGCCCGCCGACCTTCCAACCCTTGCTGCCAACGTCGACGTCGAGGTTGGCCGACAGGCTGCCGCCGGCCAGCTTCAGCACGGTGCCGGTCAGGGCGTACGGGGCGAACGGTGCCAGCGGCACGGCGTCGGCGGTGATCTTGCCACTCAGCGTGGCGCTGTCCGGCTGCACCGTCAGCTTGGCACCGAGTCGCCCGGAAGCGAGCCGGCCACTCAGGTCCAGCGCCAGCGCGCCCGAGTCCTGTGGCGTGACGCTGGCGGAGAGGTCGCTCAAGGCGGTGCGCAGCGGGGTCGGCAGGGTCTGGTCGAGCCAGTTGAGCTGACCCTTGTCTAGCGTCACCGTCGGGTAGTGCAGCTGCCAGCCCGGGGCGTCGCTCGACTTGTCCGTCGGCTTCGCGGCCGGGGCCTTGGCGAGCGGGGTGAACAGTTGCTGCAGATTGATGGCGCCCTGCCGGTTGCGCTCGACGTCGGCGACCAAGCCGCCCAGCGTCAGCGCGCCGAGGCGGACGTCATGCTTGGCCAGTTGCACCTCGCTGTCGGCCAGTGCGACCGAGGTCAGTTTGATGGCGGGCGCACTGCCGGCCGCGCCGACGCCGATGTCGGCGAGCTGCGCGGTCAGTTTGTTCAACACCACGCCGTCCTTGGGGCCGACGGCGAGCTGCGTGCTAAATAGCGGCATGGCGGCCTGCACGTCGAGCGGGCGGGTGAAACCGGCATCGCCGAAGCGGTAGCGCCAGTTCTCGGCGCGGATTTCGCCGACCTTGACCTGCCACGGCGAGGGTTGCGCCGGGGCCGCTTCGGGCTTGGCCGGCGGCAGCGCGGTGAGCCAGTCGAGCTGACCGGCTCGGTCGCGCTGGGCGGAGAGTTCGCCGTCGGCAAGGCGCAAGCGGGTGATATCGACGCTGGAGCTGGCCAGATCGAAGCGGCCGCCTTCGAGCGAAACCTGTTTCAAGGCCAGCACGCTGCCATTCTGCGGCGCGCTCAGGCGCAGATTGTTGAGCGTGGCGCTGAACGGCGCCACCGTGAGTTGCGGCGTCTTGCCGCTCAGGTCGAACTGGTAGCGTGCGCTGGCGGCCAGCTCGCCCTGCGGCGCGGCGGTGCGGAAGAACGGCTGGACGTAGGGCCAGACGCTGGCCAGGGTCAGCTTGTCGAGTTTGGCCTCGCCGGACGATTGCAGCGGCTGCAGCCGCACGTTGCCCTTCCAGGCCAGCTGGGTGCCGTCGCCCAGCGCGGCGGTGAGGGTGTAGCCCCCCTCCACCGGCAGCGTGCTCAGGTCCCTCAGCGTCAGGTTGACCGGCTTGAGGTCGAAAGAGCGGGTCTCGCCACCGAAGCGGTCGACCATGCGCACTTCCCCGCCGTCGAGCTGGATCAGGTCCAGCACCAGCTTGGGCAGTTCGCTTTTTTCTTCGGGAGCGGGCTTGGCCGGGCCGCTCACGGCCTTGACGAAGCGCGCCCAGTTCCATTCGCCCTGGGCGTTGCGCTCGACGGACCAGTGCGGCGCTTCCAGCCGCACCAGCGCGGCACGCCAGCGGCCGAGGAACAGCGCGGAGGGTTCGGCATCGAGCACCAGCCGCTTGGCGGAGAACAGCGGCGCGCCGTTGCCTTCGGCCAGGCGCACGTCGCCCAGCTCCACCTTCATCGACCACGGCTCGATCTTCAGTGCACCGATGCTGAGCTGCTGGCCCTTGCCTGCCGCCCAGTCGGCGGCGGCGTTGCGCGCCACGTCCGGCACCACCCAGGCCAGAGTCCCCCAGCTCACGGCCACCAGCGCCACCGCGCCGCCGCCCAGCCAGTAGGGCCAGCGGCGCCGCTTGACCACACCCTTGACTTGTTCACTTTCCACCACGGAATACGCCCCTTCTTGTTTTCGTTCTCATTATGACAGCCTGCTCGGCCGATTTCAGCGACGGCCCGTGCCCTGCCGGGCTACCCCAACCCGCGCAGCGCTGCTCCAGACGGGCGCGCTGGCAGCGGCACGCCCGAGCCGGGTGTCTTATCACCGATATGACGGGACTGGTTTGCGGCAAGATTGTTCCCTGCCGCCGGCACGGCTCTGCCATCGGCCTGCGCCGAGCCGGATGCGAGGGTCCAGGGAGCGCCCCGGCAGCAGGCGGGGGGAGTTGGACGCGATCAGTCCTTGGCAGCGTCGCTGCCGCTGGTGATACGCGCAGGGTTGGTCGACGCGGCGGCCTGGCTGGGCGGACCACGGTGGATCAGCCATTGCCGGCAGGCCTCGGGCGGCAGTGGCGGCGAGTAGTAATAGCCCTGGATCTGGTCGCAACCGGCTTCGGCCAGGAAGCCCAGCTGTTCGCGGTTCTCCACTCCCTCCGCGATGACGGCGATGCGCAGCGAGCGCGCCATGCTGATGATGGCGCGCGTGACCGAGGCGTTTTCCGGGTTGACGTTGACGTCGTCGATGAAGCTCTTGTCGATCTTGAGCTGGTCAAAGGGGTAGCGGCGCAGGTAGCTCAATGCCGAGTAGCCGGTGCCGAAGTCGTCGATCGACCACTTCATGTTGAGCGCCTTGAGTTCGGACATGACCTGCTGCGCGGTGTCGACGTTCTTCATCAGCAGGCTCTCGGTGACCTCGAGCTTGATGCCCTCGGGCGGCAGGCCGCGCCGTTCGATCTCGGCGGCGATATAGGGCACGATGCCGGCTTCCTGCAGGCTGAAGGCTGAGATGTTGATCGCCACCTCGCCGGGGTCCAGCCCCTCGGCGCGCCATTCCTCGACCTGGCGGAACACCGC is a genomic window containing:
- a CDS encoding adenosylcobalamin-dependent ribonucleoside-diphosphate reductase, yielding MSEQAISREVLLEKYAKGDEQSVADVRRRVARALAAIEADPGRFEAPFFDALQRGFIPGGRINSAAGTELKATLINCFVQPVGDAVSENEGGKVGIYEALLQAAETMRRGGGVGYNFSRIRPKGARVKGTHSRASGPVSYMRVFDRSCETVESAGSRRGAQMGVLNIEHPDVEEFIHAKDQGDLRNFNISVGVSDAFMQAVEADGPWQLVHAVEPASDAFPDAFRRDDGLWVYRTVRARELWRQIMESTYDHAEPGVLFLSQINRDNNLSYCEVIESTNPCGEQPLPDYGCCDLGSINLAAFVEHPFTRRARFDFKAFETVVRSAIRMLDNVLDLTVWPLPEQQREAQAKRRVGLGFTGLGDALILLQIAYNSPQGRQMAAKFAETMRDAAYDASVDLAIEKGAFPLFDADQYLVEPHCASRLPDAIKARIRQHGIRNSHLLSIAPTGTISLAFADNASNGIEPPFSWYYTRKKRMADGSQQEYRVEDHAYRLYRLNGGDVEQLPPYFVSALEMSALDHMQMVAAVAPYIDTAISKTVNVPADYPFEDFEHLYLEAWKAGLKGITTYRPNSVLGSVLSVEPAKAAPQDLSASQEGDPDRRIALVSTPSPALASLKWPHRPRLKGGNPSWTYMIEHEDGAFAVFVGHVENGHTQPFECWVNGNEQPRGLGALAKTLSMDMRCRDKAWLALKLDALAQTMGDRRYTLELGERTLYASSAAAVLGQVVRHRVEQLGALDMNADDTTPVMDALFAKKEPKTGTDGTMSWSVDVSNPQTGDDFVLFLKELVLPDGQRRPFSMWLAGSYPRELDGLCKMLSLDMRVIDPAWIGLKLRKLLNYAEPQGDFFARLPGSDKSQSWPSTVAYVARLLIHRFAMLGLLTEDGVPVENMGVMVPEQGDLFDSVQMETVAPVAGKPCPECGHHALIKKDGCEFCTACGHIGACG
- a CDS encoding DUF748 domain-containing protein; protein product: MESEQVKGVVKRRRWPYWLGGGAVALVAVSWGTLAWVVPDVARNAAADWAAGKGQQLSIGALKIEPWSMKVELGDVRLAEGNGAPLFSAKRLVLDAEPSALFLGRWRAALVRLEAPHWSVERNAQGEWNWARFVKAVSGPAKPAPEEKSELPKLVLDLIQLDGGEVRMVDRFGGETRSFDLKPVNLTLRDLSTLPVEGGYTLTAALGDGTQLAWKGNVRLQPLQSSGEAKLDKLTLASVWPYVQPFFRTAAPQGELAASARYQFDLSGKTPQLTVAPFSATLNNLRLSAPQNGSVLALKQVSLEGGRFDLASSSVDITRLRLADGELSAQRDRAGQLDWLTALPPAKPEAAPAQPSPWQVKVGEIRAENWRYRFGDAGFTRPLDVQAAMPLFSTQLAVGPKDGVVLNKLTAQLADIGVGAAGSAPAIKLTSVALADSEVQLAKHDVRLGALTLGGLVADVERNRQGAINLQQLFTPLAKAPAAKPTDKSSDAPGWQLHYPTVTLDKGQLNWLDQTLPTPLRTALSDLSASVTPQDSGALALDLSGRLASGRLGAKLTVQPDSATLSGKITADAVPLAPFAPYALTGTVLKLAGGSLSANLDVDVGSKGWKVGGQGALNRFSLLEPNNRQPLLAWRQLALNGITASGGSPLKVQLREVRLSDPVARLILNPQRQLNVSNLLAGKPTAAVPASAPTPAAVPAKVGTKAKPAAGSAPLVEVRTVHVQGGDIEFADLGMKPSFATRIHHLRGSVQGLSSQPGRRGTVTLDGDVDQYGDVRVRGALAPQAVTDDTDITLAFRNIPLTSLNPYSMNFAGWKVNDGRLSVDLRYLLDKRQLKADNRVVIDSIQLGEEVDQPGVTKLPLRLAVALLEDSDGRIDLDLPISGSLDDPQFSYGRVVWKAFVNVVTKIVTAPFRALGALMGGEGFDEVRFVAGEANVAPPEREKLDKLAAVLAKRPRMTLQLAGTYDPAVETRELARARIDRAILQAAGHKLETGEPLPLPDLADPAVQSAVKSVYGQRIGRLKLVQRVLSLPDNVARYKTLRDELIAAEPVAEAELKALAQARVAAARQAMLKTDPALAERLTVGEVKRVKADGDGVALAIELGSR